A segment of the Neisseria chenwenguii genome:
TCCGTGTTCCGCCACGCGGTGCGGCTCTCCATCGTCGTCGCCGTTGCCTGCGCGATTGTCGAAGTGTTGCAGCTCAACTTGGGCTACTGGATTCTGCTTACCGCGCTGTTTGTCGCCCAACCCAACTACACCGCCACCAAAAGCCGCGTTTACCAGCGCATCGCCGGCACGGTTTTGGGCGTGATTGTCGGCTCGCTCGTGCCGTATTTCACGCCCTCGGTCGAAACCAAACTCTGGATCGTCATCGCCGCCACCACGCTGTTTTTCGTGAGCCGCTCGTATAAATACAGCTTTTCCACATTTTTCATCACCATTCAGGCGCTGACCAGCTTTTCGCTCGCCGGGCTGGACGTGTACAGCGCCATGCCCGTGCGCATCATCGACACCGTTATCGGCGCCGTTCTCGCGTGGGCAGCCGCCAGCCACCTCTGGCCGGACTGGAAATACCTCACCCTCGAGCGCACCGCCGCCCAAGCCGTTTCCGGCAACGGCGCGTATCTGGGCAAAATCGCCGACCAACTGCGCCACGGCAGCCGCGACGACGTCGAATACCGCACCGTCCGCCGCCGTGCCCACGAATACACGGCCGCGCTGGGCAGCACCCTCTCCGACATGAGCAGCGAGCCGAAAAAATACAGCAACCGCCTCCAAGAAGGCTTCACCCTGCTGCAAAACAGCTACGCGCTCACCGGCTACATCTCCGCCCTCGGCGCCTACCGCAGCCACATGGCCGACAGCGGCAACCAAGCTTTCGCCGAACAGTTCTACCAAACCGCCCGCCAAACCGCCGGTCTGCTCGAAACCCTGCCGCAGCAAAGCAGCGAAAGTTTTCAGACGGCCTTAAGCCGTATCCGAAGCGATTTGGAAACCCTGCGCAGCCAAGCCGGCGACGAGCGCCAAAGCAACATCCTCTGGCAGCAGCTCAGCCTCATCGCCCGCCAGCTCGAGCCGTGTTATCAGGCGCTGCGCCATTGCGGAGCGGGGAAAACGGCGGAGTAGGATTAACAGATACCGCAAAGGCCGTCTGAAATTTTCAGACGGCCTGTTCGTTGTCTCCCCCCGCTTTGCAGCGATAAAATACCTTTTTCCCTTTTCAAAAGCCAACCACCATGCACGCCGTCGAAATCCGCCATGCCGTCAAAACCTACGCCAACGGCTTCACCGCCCTCAACGATGTTTCCTTCACCGTCGCCGAAGGCGAATTTTTCGCGCTTCTGGGCCCCAACGGTGCGGGCAAAACCACGCTGATTTCGGCGATGGCGGGCTTGGGCCGCCTGACTTCGGGCAGCATTTCGGTGATGGGGCACGACGTGGTCAAATCCGCGCGCGCGTCGAGGATGAATCTGGGCGTCGTGCCGCAGGAATTGGTGTTTGACGCGTTTTTTACCGTACGCGAAACGCTGCGTTTTCAGTCCGGCTATTTCGGCATTAAAAACAACGACAAATGGGTCGACGAAATCATCGGACGGCTGGGGTTGGCCGACAAAGCCGACACGATTACGCGCAACCTCTCCGGCGGCATGAAACGGCGTGTGATGGTCGCGCAGGCGTTGGTGCACAAACCGCCCGTGATTGTGTTGGACGAGCCGACCGCGGGTGTGGACGTCGAGCTGCGCCAAAGCCTGTGGACGTTTATCAACAGTCTCAACGCGCAAGGCCACACGGTGATCCTGACCACGCATTATCTGGAAGAGGCGCAAAACCTGTGCAGCCGCATCGCCATGCTCAAACACGGCAGCCTGGTCGCGCTCGACACCACCGACCACCTGCTCCACGAAGAAAAAGGCCTGCGCGTGGCGCTGCAACTTTCAGACGGCCTGCCCGATGTTTTGCGCCCGCTGCAAATCGGCGGAAAAGACGGCGAAATCCTGTTGAAACTCAACGACTACAACGAGCTTTCCGGCGTTTTGGATACGCTGAAGACAGCGGGCGTCGGCGTTCAGCATATGGCGCTGCCGGAAACGGATTTGGAAGAAGTGTTTATGAAACTGACGAAGTAGACGGACAGTTTGGTAAAAACCGGAAAGGCCGTCTGAAAAATCTTCCGTCCATAAAAAAACCTGCCCGAAGGCAGGTTTTTTTATGGACGGAAATCCGCTTATTTCAGCGCGCTGGCAGCGGCCGGTGCAACGGTAGAAGTACCGGTAGC
Coding sequences within it:
- a CDS encoding ABC transporter ATP-binding protein is translated as MHAVEIRHAVKTYANGFTALNDVSFTVAEGEFFALLGPNGAGKTTLISAMAGLGRLTSGSISVMGHDVVKSARASRMNLGVVPQELVFDAFFTVRETLRFQSGYFGIKNNDKWVDEIIGRLGLADKADTITRNLSGGMKRRVMVAQALVHKPPVIVLDEPTAGVDVELRQSLWTFINSLNAQGHTVILTTHYLEEAQNLCSRIAMLKHGSLVALDTTDHLLHEEKGLRVALQLSDGLPDVLRPLQIGGKDGEILLKLNDYNELSGVLDTLKTAGVGVQHMALPETDLEEVFMKLTK